From the genome of Deinococcus sp. AJ005, one region includes:
- a CDS encoding manganese-dependent inorganic pyrophosphatase, producing MLPVFGHLNPDTDAIASALVYAHLLSRQGIDAQAYRLGDLNFETPFVLERAGVEAPPLLPMLDAGTSVALVDHNERAQSAPNLADLQVTHVVDHHKLGDLTTMQPAFLRFEPVGCTATLLLKLHREARLKVEQADAWLMLSAILSDTLHFRSPTTTPDDREAVAFLAPIAGLRDVTAYALEMFAAKSDLGDTPAAELLKMDYKVFPFGDPARPQSWGLGVIETTNPGYVFGRQVELLDAMRAAKAADGLDGVLLGVVDILNETNRLLVAGEAEAAVVQQVFGALTLDDVADLGGRISRKKQIVPALEKHFETHS from the coding sequence ATGCTTCCCGTGTTCGGACACCTCAATCCAGATACCGACGCCATCGCCTCCGCGCTGGTATACGCCCACCTGCTGTCTCGGCAGGGCATAGACGCTCAGGCTTACCGTCTGGGCGACCTGAATTTCGAGACCCCATTCGTGCTGGAGCGCGCTGGAGTCGAAGCTCCCCCTCTGCTCCCAATGCTGGACGCTGGTACGTCGGTGGCACTGGTAGACCACAACGAGCGCGCCCAATCCGCGCCCAATCTGGCGGACCTTCAGGTGACGCATGTGGTCGATCACCACAAGCTGGGGGACCTGACCACCATGCAGCCCGCCTTTCTGCGTTTTGAACCCGTCGGCTGCACGGCCACGCTGCTGCTCAAGCTGCACCGTGAGGCCCGCCTGAAAGTGGAACAGGCCGACGCCTGGCTGATGCTCAGCGCCATTCTCAGCGATACCCTGCATTTCCGTAGCCCCACCACCACCCCGGATGACCGCGAGGCGGTGGCATTCCTGGCCCCGATTGCCGGACTGCGCGACGTGACGGCCTACGCACTGGAGATGTTTGCCGCCAAGAGCGATCTGGGCGACACGCCCGCCGCCGAGCTGCTGAAGATGGATTACAAGGTCTTTCCCTTCGGCGATCCGGCGAGGCCGCAAAGCTGGGGCCTGGGCGTGATCGAGACCACCAACCCCGGCTATGTATTTGGGCGGCAGGTGGAGTTGCTGGACGCCATGCGGGCCGCGAAGGCTGCCGACGGTCTGGACGGCGTGCTGCTGGGTGTGGTGGATATTCTGAACGAGACCAATCGGTTGCTGGTGGCAGGTGAGGCCGAGGCGGCAGTGGTGCAGCAGGTTTTCGGTGCGCTCACGCTGGACGATGTGGCCGATCTGGGAGGGCGCATCAGCCGCAAGAAACAGATCGTGCCCGCACTGGAAAAGCATTTCGAGACGCACTCCTGA
- a CDS encoding folylpolyglutamate synthase/dihydrofolate synthase family protein: protein MNWLFARQRFGVHPGLGRVQELLARVGNPQHAFQTVLVGGTNGKGSTAAVLASILKADGRRTGLFTSPHLTHFAERFQVDGQDLPTETVGAGLDRLRPHAENTGATFFEIVTALGALLFAEAGVEVAVMEVGLGGRLDSTNALDPVLSVITNVALDHTEILGNTLEAIAAEKAGILRPGRPAVTGVAADLLPLLRATGADLWALGQELRVQTRSLGWQGAEVGLKLPEAALEFQTPLLGAHGARNAALAAAAAWRLGVDETAIQAGVAAARWPGRLEVLPWCGGRVLLDGAHNPDGARALAATLLELGVPPLPVIFGAAGDKDVGGVVEALRPHISHAVLTRATLSPRAATAADLAPLFAGLPVILTDSPDEALAGLNALKAPLSLACGSLYLIGELRPLLLGTAGEDRERWQ from the coding sequence TTGAACTGGCTGTTTGCCCGCCAGCGCTTCGGCGTGCATCCGGGGCTGGGGCGGGTACAGGAGCTGCTGGCCCGCGTGGGCAACCCGCAACATGCCTTTCAGACCGTGCTGGTAGGGGGCACCAATGGCAAGGGCAGCACGGCGGCGGTGTTGGCATCCATTCTGAAGGCGGACGGGCGGCGCACGGGCCTTTTTACCAGTCCTCACCTGACCCATTTTGCCGAGCGTTTTCAGGTGGACGGCCAGGACTTGCCCACAGAGACCGTTGGTGCGGGGCTGGACCGCCTGCGCCCCCACGCCGAAAATACGGGCGCGACGTTCTTTGAGATCGTCACGGCGCTGGGTGCGCTGCTGTTTGCGGAGGCTGGCGTCGAGGTGGCTGTGATGGAAGTGGGTCTGGGCGGACGTCTGGATTCCACCAATGCTCTGGACCCCGTGCTGAGTGTGATCACCAACGTGGCGCTGGACCACACCGAGATCCTGGGAAATACGCTGGAAGCGATTGCCGCCGAGAAGGCCGGAATCTTACGCCCAGGCCGTCCTGCCGTGACGGGTGTAGCGGCGGACCTTCTGCCCCTGTTACGGGCCACCGGGGCGGACCTGTGGGCGCTGGGGCAGGAATTGCGGGTTCAGACCCGTTCGCTGGGCTGGCAGGGCGCAGAGGTGGGCCTGAAGCTGCCGGAGGCCGCCCTGGAATTCCAGACCCCGCTGCTGGGCGCACACGGAGCACGGAATGCGGCGCTGGCGGCGGCGGCGGCGTGGCGGCTGGGTGTGGACGAGACGGCGATCCAGGCGGGTGTGGCGGCAGCACGCTGGCCCGGACGCCTTGAAGTGTTGCCCTGGTGTGGCGGGCGCGTCCTTCTGGACGGCGCGCACAATCCCGACGGCGCGCGGGCGCTGGCCGCCACGCTGCTCGAACTGGGTGTTCCCCCGCTGCCCGTCATCTTCGGTGCGGCGGGCGACAAGGATGTGGGCGGCGTGGTGGAGGCCCTGCGCCCACACATCTCGCACGCGGTTCTGACGCGGGCCACCCTCAGCCCGCGCGCGGCTACAGCGGCGGACCTTGCCCCGCTGTTCGCAGGGTTGCCCGTCATCCTGACCGATTCGCCAGACGAAGCACTGGCTGGCCTGAACGCTCTGAAGGCCCCGTTGTCGCTGGCCTGCGGCAGCCTGTACCTGATCGGTGAACTGCGCCCGCTGTTGCTGGGCACGGCGGGCGAGGACCGGGAGCGCTGGCAGTAG
- a CDS encoding SCP2 sterol-binding domain-containing protein, which yields MSSLPFQTGEELEDLLMRVFLKAADPGPTQGRLALTFAIHDPDAWLRVDGRDGQTAVLSRGQAARDAESDLTFAMSGETAHAFWHGDLNAVAAMTAGKLKISGPLLRALALAPGLAKVQAAYRAETGE from the coding sequence GTGAGCTCCCTGCCCTTTCAGACCGGTGAAGAACTCGAAGACCTGCTGATGAGGGTCTTCCTGAAGGCCGCCGATCCCGGCCCCACACAGGGGCGGCTGGCCCTGACCTTTGCCATCCATGACCCAGACGCGTGGTTGCGGGTGGACGGCAGGGACGGACAGACCGCCGTGCTGAGCCGGGGGCAGGCCGCCCGCGACGCAGAGAGTGACCTGACCTTCGCCATGAGTGGCGAGACGGCGCACGCTTTCTGGCACGGCGACCTGAATGCGGTGGCGGCCATGACCGCCGGAAAGCTGAAAATCAGCGGGCCGCTACTGCGCGCCCTGGCCCTCGCACCGGGGCTGGCGAAGGTGCAGGCGGCCTACCGCGCGGAAACCGGCGAGTAA
- a CDS encoding class I SAM-dependent methyltransferase has translation MPHLSFTVEPLSEIVPAVRAALEGGQEVTLEIPDPDAGLGLYAGELYTGVAGPAGRHRPWSAWADLADALGAHLLTPQPFGPGRARFGLRRYAAAPAPDAGGYGVGGDWARVDKLEDPVLLLTLVEALRRINPPAGGRVLALGVNSGRELDALALAFPERLSPDRHLLDQHFPDRHFEIVGLDTDASALDVARGRFPRAEFLELDVAELPVPALGRFDLILALSLLQSPGVRRDVLLKALCRHHLTEIGGLVLGFPNARYRDGLLSYGARMKNFARPDLSLLCADVTDTRRDLQKRGFQVFVTGKYEVLLTALPVERRIGRELSL, from the coding sequence ATGCCCCATCTCTCGTTTACTGTGGAACCGCTGTCGGAGATCGTTCCCGCCGTGCGTGCGGCGCTGGAGGGTGGGCAAGAGGTCACCCTCGAAATTCCCGATCCCGACGCGGGGCTGGGCCTTTACGCGGGCGAGCTATACACGGGCGTGGCTGGCCCCGCTGGGCGGCACCGGCCCTGGAGTGCCTGGGCCGATCTGGCTGACGCGCTGGGCGCGCACCTGCTGACGCCGCAGCCGTTCGGGCCGGGCCGCGCCCGCTTCGGCCTGCGCCGTTACGCTGCCGCGCCTGCCCCCGATGCAGGCGGCTACGGCGTGGGTGGCGACTGGGCGCGGGTGGACAAGCTGGAAGATCCGGTGCTTCTTCTGACGCTGGTAGAGGCGCTGCGCCGAATTAATCCCCCGGCGGGGGGGCGCGTGCTGGCACTGGGCGTGAACAGCGGGCGCGAGCTGGACGCGCTGGCGCTGGCCTTTCCTGAACGGCTCAGCCCGGATCGACACCTTCTGGATCAACACTTCCCGGATCGACACTTTGAAATCGTGGGTCTGGACACCGATGCCTCGGCGCTGGATGTAGCGCGCGGCAGATTTCCGCGTGCCGAATTTCTGGAACTGGACGTGGCTGAATTGCCAGTTCCTGCGCTGGGCCGCTTCGATCTGATTCTGGCCCTCAGCCTGCTCCAGAGTCCGGGGGTGCGGCGTGACGTGCTGCTCAAAGCGCTATGCAGGCACCATCTGACCGAAATCGGCGGACTGGTGCTGGGCTTTCCAAACGCCCGTTACCGTGACGGACTGCTCAGCTACGGCGCACGCATGAAGAATTTTGCGCGCCCGGACCTGAGCCTGCTGTGCGCCGACGTGACCGACACCCGCCGCGATCTGCAAAAACGTGGCTTTCAGGTGTTCGTGACTGGCAAATATGAGGTCTTGCTGACCGCGCTTCCAGTTGAACGTCGTATAGGACGTGAATTGAGTTTGTAG